The sequence AACGACTTCTTTATCAGTTCTTTCCTTCAAAAGTGGCAATAGCTTCTCAAGTGCAGTCGTTTTGCCCGCTCCATCTGGTCCTTCAAATGATATAAATATTCCTGACATTATATAACCCCTTTTAAATGATTACTACTATTTTACTTGAAAAACGAAATAAATGAAACTCATGGCAAGTTGTTATTTGGTTTTGATTAAAAATAAATCGAAGTCAAAAATAGCATTCATATATAGAATGTAGTTCTATTCAGAAGAACTACATTCTAATAATATGAATGCTATTTATTTTTTCTATTAAATTATAAAGCTACTATCTAGTCCGGAATAGCAAAGAAAATTGGCTCAGTAGTGAAATTATTCTTAGCAACTTGTTGCTTAGAATAAGGCCGAGTTTTGAGATTTTGCGCACTTGATTTATGCAAAAGTTCAAAATCGTGCCCACTACGTTCCAGCCAAATTTTCTTTGCTATGGAGGACGGCAGTTAAAAACACTACTACCAGTGCTTTTCAGCTCGACTAGGTTGCTTCAAGAAAGTATCTTCTTCACCAAAAATAATATTGGTCGTAGCCTTAGCTTGGGCCTTTCTTCTTCTAGCTTCTAAATACAAAAATTGATACTTCAATTGATCTAATTTCAAATGAATTCTTGTCGTATCGTCTACATCCACTGAATTATTAATCATTCTTTGGGTATTCCCGATTCGTCTTTGAATCTGGTGAATATTATCTAAGAGGCGATCGTCTTCCATTTTTTGGACAGACATTTTCTTTCTACCAAACATGTTAAATCTCCCTGCGACCTAGAACAGCACTCTTTAACGTCATTTCATCGGCATATTCAATGTCTGATCCGACTGCTAAACCATGTGCCAGTCTAGTTACTTTTATTCCAGCTGGCTTAACTAATTTGGCTAAATATTGAGCGGTTGCTTCCCCTTCTGGGGTTGCATTTGTAGCAATAATCAATTCTTTAACGCTTTGATTTTGCTTCAAACGATTAAGCAACATCTTAATATTCAAATCTTCTGGGCCAACTCCATCAACTGGCGATAAGACCCCTCCTAGGACGTGATACAACCCGTTATAGCCGTTCATATCATCTAAGGACATGATGTCTTTAGCTTGTTCGACGACTAAAATAGTTGATTGATCACGACTCTTATCACTACAAATTGGACAAATATCCTCAGTGGTAATATTTCCACAAATCTTACATTTCTTTAAATCTGTTTTAGCGGAAATTAAATTATCAGCAAATTCTTTAACTTGGTCTTTGTCCATACCAAGTGTGAAAAATGCCATTCGAGTAGCAGTCTTGCGACCAATACCCGGTAACATCATATAGCTATCGATTAATTTCGAAATTGGTTCTGGATATTTCATTACATCAACCCGTTTGTGTATTTACCTAATTTTGCTTGCTTGTCATCATCAACAGCCTTGAAAGCATTGTTCAAAGCATCGATCAACATATCTTGCAATGTATCTGGATCATCTGGATCGATAATCTTGTCGCTGATTGTCATATCAGCAATCTTCTTGTCACCAGTAACTTTAACTACAACAAAATCATCGACTGATTTACCAGTGTATTCTGT comes from Companilactobacillus pabuli and encodes:
- a CDS encoding YaaL family protein, coding for MFGRKKMSVQKMEDDRLLDNIHQIQRRIGNTQRMINNSVDVDDTTRIHLKLDQLKYQFLYLEARRRKAQAKATTNIIFGEEDTFLKQPSRAEKHW
- the recR gene encoding recombination mediator RecR; the protein is MKYPEPISKLIDSYMMLPGIGRKTATRMAFFTLGMDKDQVKEFADNLISAKTDLKKCKICGNITTEDICPICSDKSRDQSTILVVEQAKDIMSLDDMNGYNGLYHVLGGVLSPVDGVGPEDLNIKMLLNRLKQNQSVKELIIATNATPEGEATAQYLAKLVKPAGIKVTRLAHGLAVGSDIEYADEMTLKSAVLGRREI
- a CDS encoding YbaB/EbfC family nucleoid-associated protein; this encodes MSKGMPNMGGMGGNMANIMRQAQKMQKEVQATTEELNKTEYTGKSVDDFVVVKVTGDKKIADMTISDKIIDPDDPDTLQDMLIDALNNAFKAVDDDKQAKLGKYTNGLM